The Callithrix jacchus isolate 240 chromosome X, calJac240_pri, whole genome shotgun sequence genome contains a region encoding:
- the ARHGAP4 gene encoding rho GTPase-activating protein 4 isoform X11 — MRWQLSEQLRCLELQGELRRELLQELAEFMRRRAEVELEYSRGLEKLAERFSSRGGRLGSSREHQSFRKEPCLLSPLHCWAVLLQHTRQQSRESAALSEVLAGPLAQRLSHIAEDVGRLVKKSRDLEQQLQDELLEVVSELQTAKKTYQAYHTESVNAEVKLREAERQEEKRAGRSAPTATAAATEAGPLRRTSLKKGGRLVEKVAELRVEMELRDEILPRAQNIQSRLDQQTIETEEVNKTLKATLQALLEVVALDDGDVLDSFQTNPSTESLKSTSSDPGSRQAGRRRGQQQETETFYISKLQEYLSGRSILAKLRAKLEKLQEALQRGDKEEREMSWTQYTQRKFQKSRHPRPSSQYNQRLFGGDMEKFIQSSGQSVPLVVESCIRFINLNGLQHEGIFRVSGPQLRVSEIRDAFERGEDPLVEGCSAHDLDLVAGVLKLYFRSLEPPLFPPDLFSELLASSELEATAARVEHVSRLLWRLPAPVLVVLRYLFTFLNHLAQYSDENMMDPYNLAVCFGPTLLPVPAGQDPVTLQGRVNQLVQTLIMQPDRVFPPLTELPGPIYEKCMAPPSTCCLGDAQLESLGADNEPELEAGTLTQEDDLEGVVEAVACFAYTGRTAQELSFRRGDMLQLHERASSDWWWGEHEGARGLIPHKYIALPVGLEQCTSPEAVGPPGHRRHCLVPACLEQHVEVDKAVAQNMGSVFKELLGKASARQGLGPAPVTSPSPGSRSPKAPVSSRLGRNKGFSQDPGAPASLSVSHPQGLDSTPKPH; from the exons ATGCGCTGGCAGCTGAGCGAACAGCTACGCTGCCTGGAGCTGCAGGGCGAGCTGCGTCGGGAGCTGCTGCAGGAGTTGGCAGAGTTCATGCGGCGACGCGCCGAGGTGGAGCTGGAGTACTCTCGGGGCCTGGAAAAGCTGGCTGAGCGTTTCTCCAGCCGCGGAGGCCGCCTGGGGAGCAGCCGGGAGCACCAAAGCTTCAG GAAGGAGCCATGCCTCCTGTCACCCTTGCACTGCTGGGCAGTGCTGCTGCAGCACACACGGCAACAGAGCCGGGAGAGCGCGGCCCTGAGCGAGGTGCTGGCTGGGCCCCTGGCCCAGCGCCTGAGTCACATTGCTGAGGACGTGGGGCGCCTGGTCAAGAAG AGCAGGGATCTGGAGCAGCAGCTGCAGGACGAGCTCCTGGAGGTGGTCTCAGAGCTACAGACG GCCAAGAAGACATACCAGGCGTATCACACAGAGAGTGTGAATGCTGAGGTCAAGCTCCGGGAGGCCGAGCGGCAGGAGGAGAAGCGGGCAGGCCGGAGTGCACCCACTGCCACCGCTGCTGCCACTGAGGCAGGGCCCCTCCGCAGGACCTCCCTGAAGAAGGGTGGGCGGCTGGTGGAGAAG GTAGCTGAGCTCCGTGTTGAAATGGAGCTTCGGGATGAGATTCTGCCCAGAGCCCAGAACATCCAGAGCCGCTTGGACCAACAGACCATCGAGACAGAGGAG GTGAACAAGACGCTGAAGGCCACGCTGCAGGCCCTGCTAGAGGTGGTGGCCTTGGACGACGGGGATGTGCTCGACTCCTTCCAGACCAACCCTTCCACCGAGTCCCTCAAGTCCACCAGTTCAGACCCAGGCAGCCGGCAGGCAGGCCGGAGGCGTGGCCAGCAGCAGGAAACTGAGACCTTCTACATCTCG AAGCTCCAGGAGTATCTGAGTGGACGGAGCATCCTTGCCAAGCTGCGGGCCAAGCTCGAGAAGCTGCAGGAGGCCCTTCAGCGAG GTGACAAGGAGGAGCGGGAAATGTCATG GACCCAGTACACCCAGAGAAAATTCCAGAAGAGCCGCCACCCCCGCCCCAGCTCCCAGTATAACCAGAGACTCTTTGGGGGAGACATGGAGAAGTTTATCCAG AGCTCAGGCCAGTCTGTGCCCCTGGTGGTGGAGAGCTGCATTCGCTTCATTAACCTCAATG GTCTGCAGCATGAAGGCATCTTCCGGGTGTCGGGGCCCCAGCTCCGGGTCTCAGAGATCCGTGATGCCTTCGAGAGAG GGGAGGACCCGCTGGTGGAAGGCTGCAGTGCCCACGACCTGGACTTGGTGGCCGGGGTGCTAAAGCTCTACTTCCGGAGCCTGGAGCCCCCACTCTTCCCCCCAGACCTGTTCAGCGAGTTGCTGGCTTCTTCGG AGCTGGAGGCCACAGCAGCGCGGGTGGAGCATGTGAGCCGCCTGCTGTGGCGGCTGCCGGCACCAGTCCTGGTAGTTCTGCGCTACCTGTTCACCTTCCTCAACCA CCTGGCCCAGTACAGCGATGAGAACATGATGGACCCCTACAACCTGGCTGTGTGCTTTGGGCCCACACTGCTGCCCGTGCCCGCTGGACAGGACCCGGTGACACTGCAGGGCCGGGTGAACCAGCTGGTGCAGACGCTCATAATGCAGCCCGATCGGGTCTTCCCACCCCTAACTGAGCTGCCTGGACCCATCTACGAGAAGTGCATGGCACCACCTTCCACCTGCTGCCTGGG GGATGCCCAGCTGGAGAGCCTGGGGGCAGACAATGAGCCAGAGCTGGAAGCTGGGACACTGACCCAGGAGGATG ACCTGGAGGGGGTTGTGGAGGCTGTGGCCTGCTTTGCCTACACGGGCCGCACGGCCCAGGAGCTGAGCTTCCGGCGTGGGGACATGCTGCAGCTGCATGAGAGGGCGTCGAGCGACTGGTGGTGGGGAGAGCACGAGGGCGCACGGGGCCTCATTCCCCACAAGTACATCGCGCTGCCTGTGGG GCTAGAACAATGCACCTCACCTGAGGCCGTGGGACCCCCTGGACACAGGCGACACTGCTTGGTCCCAGCCTGCCTGGAGCAACATGTGGAGGTGGATAAG
- the ARHGAP4 gene encoding rho GTPase-activating protein 4 isoform X8: protein MRWQLSEQLRCLELQGELRRELLQELAEFMRRRAEVELEYSRGLEKLAERFSSRGGRLGSSREHQSFRKEPCLLSPLHCWAVLLQHTRQQSRESAALSEVLAGPLAQRLSHIAEDVGRLVKKSRDLEQQLQDELLEVVSELQTAKKTYQAYHTESVNAEVKLREAERQEEKRAGRSAPTATAAATEAGPLRRTSLKKGGRLVEKVAELRVEMELRDEILPRAQNIQSRLDQQTIETEEVNKTLKATLQALLEVVALDDGDVLDSFQTNPSTESLKSTSSDPGSRQAGRRRGQQQETETFYISKLQEYLSGRSILAKLRAKLEKLQEALQRGDKEEREMSWTQYTQRKFQKSRHPRPSSQYNQRLFGGDMEKFIQSSGQSVPLVVESCIRFINLNGLQHEGIFRVSGPQLRVSEIRDAFERGEDPLVEGCSAHDLDLVAGVLKLYFRSLEPPLFPPDLFSELLASSELEATAARVEHVSRLLWRLPAPVLVVLRYLFTFLNHLAQYSDENMMDPYNLAVCFGPTLLPVPAGQDPVTLQGRVNQLVQTLIMQPDRVFPPLTELPGPIYEKCMAPPSTCCLGDAQLESLGADNEPELEAGTLTQEDDLEGVVEAVACFAYTGRTAQELSFRRGDMLQLHERASSDWWWGEHEGARGLIPHKYIALPVGAEKQGVGAGMQTTDDSESSPEGLLASELVHRLEQCTSPEAVGPPGHRRHCLVPACLEQHVEVDKAVAQNMGSVFKELLGKASARQGLGPAPVTSPSPGSRSPKAPVSSRLGRNKGFSQDPGAPASLSVSHPQGLDSTPKPH from the exons ATGCGCTGGCAGCTGAGCGAACAGCTACGCTGCCTGGAGCTGCAGGGCGAGCTGCGTCGGGAGCTGCTGCAGGAGTTGGCAGAGTTCATGCGGCGACGCGCCGAGGTGGAGCTGGAGTACTCTCGGGGCCTGGAAAAGCTGGCTGAGCGTTTCTCCAGCCGCGGAGGCCGCCTGGGGAGCAGCCGGGAGCACCAAAGCTTCAG GAAGGAGCCATGCCTCCTGTCACCCTTGCACTGCTGGGCAGTGCTGCTGCAGCACACACGGCAACAGAGCCGGGAGAGCGCGGCCCTGAGCGAGGTGCTGGCTGGGCCCCTGGCCCAGCGCCTGAGTCACATTGCTGAGGACGTGGGGCGCCTGGTCAAGAAG AGCAGGGATCTGGAGCAGCAGCTGCAGGACGAGCTCCTGGAGGTGGTCTCAGAGCTACAGACG GCCAAGAAGACATACCAGGCGTATCACACAGAGAGTGTGAATGCTGAGGTCAAGCTCCGGGAGGCCGAGCGGCAGGAGGAGAAGCGGGCAGGCCGGAGTGCACCCACTGCCACCGCTGCTGCCACTGAGGCAGGGCCCCTCCGCAGGACCTCCCTGAAGAAGGGTGGGCGGCTGGTGGAGAAG GTAGCTGAGCTCCGTGTTGAAATGGAGCTTCGGGATGAGATTCTGCCCAGAGCCCAGAACATCCAGAGCCGCTTGGACCAACAGACCATCGAGACAGAGGAG GTGAACAAGACGCTGAAGGCCACGCTGCAGGCCCTGCTAGAGGTGGTGGCCTTGGACGACGGGGATGTGCTCGACTCCTTCCAGACCAACCCTTCCACCGAGTCCCTCAAGTCCACCAGTTCAGACCCAGGCAGCCGGCAGGCAGGCCGGAGGCGTGGCCAGCAGCAGGAAACTGAGACCTTCTACATCTCG AAGCTCCAGGAGTATCTGAGTGGACGGAGCATCCTTGCCAAGCTGCGGGCCAAGCTCGAGAAGCTGCAGGAGGCCCTTCAGCGAG GTGACAAGGAGGAGCGGGAAATGTCATG GACCCAGTACACCCAGAGAAAATTCCAGAAGAGCCGCCACCCCCGCCCCAGCTCCCAGTATAACCAGAGACTCTTTGGGGGAGACATGGAGAAGTTTATCCAG AGCTCAGGCCAGTCTGTGCCCCTGGTGGTGGAGAGCTGCATTCGCTTCATTAACCTCAATG GTCTGCAGCATGAAGGCATCTTCCGGGTGTCGGGGCCCCAGCTCCGGGTCTCAGAGATCCGTGATGCCTTCGAGAGAG GGGAGGACCCGCTGGTGGAAGGCTGCAGTGCCCACGACCTGGACTTGGTGGCCGGGGTGCTAAAGCTCTACTTCCGGAGCCTGGAGCCCCCACTCTTCCCCCCAGACCTGTTCAGCGAGTTGCTGGCTTCTTCGG AGCTGGAGGCCACAGCAGCGCGGGTGGAGCATGTGAGCCGCCTGCTGTGGCGGCTGCCGGCACCAGTCCTGGTAGTTCTGCGCTACCTGTTCACCTTCCTCAACCA CCTGGCCCAGTACAGCGATGAGAACATGATGGACCCCTACAACCTGGCTGTGTGCTTTGGGCCCACACTGCTGCCCGTGCCCGCTGGACAGGACCCGGTGACACTGCAGGGCCGGGTGAACCAGCTGGTGCAGACGCTCATAATGCAGCCCGATCGGGTCTTCCCACCCCTAACTGAGCTGCCTGGACCCATCTACGAGAAGTGCATGGCACCACCTTCCACCTGCTGCCTGGG GGATGCCCAGCTGGAGAGCCTGGGGGCAGACAATGAGCCAGAGCTGGAAGCTGGGACACTGACCCAGGAGGATG ACCTGGAGGGGGTTGTGGAGGCTGTGGCCTGCTTTGCCTACACGGGCCGCACGGCCCAGGAGCTGAGCTTCCGGCGTGGGGACATGCTGCAGCTGCATGAGAGGGCGTCGAGCGACTGGTGGTGGGGAGAGCACGAGGGCGCACGGGGCCTCATTCCCCACAAGTACATCGCGCTGCCTGTGGG GGCAGAGAAGCAGGGGGTGGGCGCAGGCATGCAGACTACAGATGACTCGGAGAGCAGCCCCGAGGGCCTCCTGGCATCAGAGCTGGTCCACCG GCTAGAACAATGCACCTCACCTGAGGCCGTGGGACCCCCTGGACACAGGCGACACTGCTTGGTCCCAGCCTGCCTGGAGCAACATGTGGAGGTGGATAAG
- the ARHGAP4 gene encoding rho GTPase-activating protein 4 isoform X4, with protein MRWQLSEQLRCLELQGELRRELLQELAEFMRRRAEVELEYSRGLEKLAERFSSRGGRLGSSREHQSFRKEPCLLSPLHCWAVLLQHTRQQSRESAALSEVLAGPLAQRLSHIAEDVGRLVKKSRDLEQQLQDELLEVVSELQTAKKTYQAYHTESVNAEVKLREAERQEEKRAGRSAPTATAAATEAGPLRRTSLKKGGRLVEKRQAKFMEHKLKCTKARNEYLLSLASANAAVRNYYLCDVLDLMDCCDTGFHLALGQVLRSYTAAESRAQASQVQGLGSLEEAVESLDPPGDKAKVLEVHAIAFCPPLRFDYQPHDGDEVAELRVEMELRDEILPRAQNIQSRLDQQTIETEEVNKTLKATLQALLEVVALDDGDVLDSFQTNPSTESLKSTSSDPGSRQAGRRRGQQQETETFYISVGLAGLKLQEYLSGRSILAKLRAKLEKLQEALQRGDKEEREMSWTQYTQRKFQKSRHPRPSSQYNQRLFGGDMEKFIQSSGQSVPLVVESCIRFINLNGLQHEGIFRVSGPQLRVSEIRDAFERGEDPLVEGCSAHDLDLVAGVLKLYFRSLEPPLFPPDLFSELLASSELEATAARVEHVSRLLWRLPAPVLVVLRYLFTFLNHLAQYSDENMMDPYNLAVCFGPTLLPVPAGQDPVTLQGRVNQLVQTLIMQPDRVFPPLTELPGPIYEKCMAPPSTCCLGDAQLESLGADNEPELEAGTLTQEDDLEGVVEAVACFAYTGRTAQELSFRRGDMLQLHERASSDWWWGEHEGARGLIPHKYIALPVGAEKQGVGAGMQTTDDSESSPEGLLASELVHRLEQCTSPEAVGPPGHRRHCLVPACLEQHVEVDKAVAQNMGSVFKELLGKASARQGLGPAPVTSPSPGSRSPKAPVSSRLGRNKGFSQDPGAPASLSVSHPQGLDSTPKPH; from the exons ATGCGCTGGCAGCTGAGCGAACAGCTACGCTGCCTGGAGCTGCAGGGCGAGCTGCGTCGGGAGCTGCTGCAGGAGTTGGCAGAGTTCATGCGGCGACGCGCCGAGGTGGAGCTGGAGTACTCTCGGGGCCTGGAAAAGCTGGCTGAGCGTTTCTCCAGCCGCGGAGGCCGCCTGGGGAGCAGCCGGGAGCACCAAAGCTTCAG GAAGGAGCCATGCCTCCTGTCACCCTTGCACTGCTGGGCAGTGCTGCTGCAGCACACACGGCAACAGAGCCGGGAGAGCGCGGCCCTGAGCGAGGTGCTGGCTGGGCCCCTGGCCCAGCGCCTGAGTCACATTGCTGAGGACGTGGGGCGCCTGGTCAAGAAG AGCAGGGATCTGGAGCAGCAGCTGCAGGACGAGCTCCTGGAGGTGGTCTCAGAGCTACAGACG GCCAAGAAGACATACCAGGCGTATCACACAGAGAGTGTGAATGCTGAGGTCAAGCTCCGGGAGGCCGAGCGGCAGGAGGAGAAGCGGGCAGGCCGGAGTGCACCCACTGCCACCGCTGCTGCCACTGAGGCAGGGCCCCTCCGCAGGACCTCCCTGAAGAAGGGTGGGCGGCTGGTGGAGAAG CGGCAGGCCAAGTTCATGGAGCACAAACTCAAGTGCACAAAGGCACGCAACGAGTACCTGCTGAGCCTGGCCAGCGCCAATGCTGCTGTCAGGAACTACTACTTGTGTGACGTCTTGGACCTCATGGAC TGCTGCGACACAGGGTTCCACTTGGCCCTAGGGCAGGTGCTCCGGAGCTACACGGCTGCTGAGAGCCGCGCCCAGGCCTCTCAAGTGCAGGGCCTGGGCAGCCTGGAAGAAGCCGTGGAGTCCCTGGATCCTCCAGGAGACAAGGCCAAGGTGCTCGAGGTGCACGCTATCGCCTTCTGTCCCCCACTGCGCTTTGATTACCAGCCCCACGACGGGGATGAG GTAGCTGAGCTCCGTGTTGAAATGGAGCTTCGGGATGAGATTCTGCCCAGAGCCCAGAACATCCAGAGCCGCTTGGACCAACAGACCATCGAGACAGAGGAG GTGAACAAGACGCTGAAGGCCACGCTGCAGGCCCTGCTAGAGGTGGTGGCCTTGGACGACGGGGATGTGCTCGACTCCTTCCAGACCAACCCTTCCACCGAGTCCCTCAAGTCCACCAGTTCAGACCCAGGCAGCCGGCAGGCAGGCCGGAGGCGTGGCCAGCAGCAGGAAACTGAGACCTTCTACATCTCGGTGGGGTTGGCTGGGCTG AAGCTCCAGGAGTATCTGAGTGGACGGAGCATCCTTGCCAAGCTGCGGGCCAAGCTCGAGAAGCTGCAGGAGGCCCTTCAGCGAG GTGACAAGGAGGAGCGGGAAATGTCATG GACCCAGTACACCCAGAGAAAATTCCAGAAGAGCCGCCACCCCCGCCCCAGCTCCCAGTATAACCAGAGACTCTTTGGGGGAGACATGGAGAAGTTTATCCAG AGCTCAGGCCAGTCTGTGCCCCTGGTGGTGGAGAGCTGCATTCGCTTCATTAACCTCAATG GTCTGCAGCATGAAGGCATCTTCCGGGTGTCGGGGCCCCAGCTCCGGGTCTCAGAGATCCGTGATGCCTTCGAGAGAG GGGAGGACCCGCTGGTGGAAGGCTGCAGTGCCCACGACCTGGACTTGGTGGCCGGGGTGCTAAAGCTCTACTTCCGGAGCCTGGAGCCCCCACTCTTCCCCCCAGACCTGTTCAGCGAGTTGCTGGCTTCTTCGG AGCTGGAGGCCACAGCAGCGCGGGTGGAGCATGTGAGCCGCCTGCTGTGGCGGCTGCCGGCACCAGTCCTGGTAGTTCTGCGCTACCTGTTCACCTTCCTCAACCA CCTGGCCCAGTACAGCGATGAGAACATGATGGACCCCTACAACCTGGCTGTGTGCTTTGGGCCCACACTGCTGCCCGTGCCCGCTGGACAGGACCCGGTGACACTGCAGGGCCGGGTGAACCAGCTGGTGCAGACGCTCATAATGCAGCCCGATCGGGTCTTCCCACCCCTAACTGAGCTGCCTGGACCCATCTACGAGAAGTGCATGGCACCACCTTCCACCTGCTGCCTGGG GGATGCCCAGCTGGAGAGCCTGGGGGCAGACAATGAGCCAGAGCTGGAAGCTGGGACACTGACCCAGGAGGATG ACCTGGAGGGGGTTGTGGAGGCTGTGGCCTGCTTTGCCTACACGGGCCGCACGGCCCAGGAGCTGAGCTTCCGGCGTGGGGACATGCTGCAGCTGCATGAGAGGGCGTCGAGCGACTGGTGGTGGGGAGAGCACGAGGGCGCACGGGGCCTCATTCCCCACAAGTACATCGCGCTGCCTGTGGG GGCAGAGAAGCAGGGGGTGGGCGCAGGCATGCAGACTACAGATGACTCGGAGAGCAGCCCCGAGGGCCTCCTGGCATCAGAGCTGGTCCACCG GCTAGAACAATGCACCTCACCTGAGGCCGTGGGACCCCCTGGACACAGGCGACACTGCTTGGTCCCAGCCTGCCTGGAGCAACATGTGGAGGTGGATAAG
- the ARHGAP4 gene encoding rho GTPase-activating protein 4 isoform X5, translating to MRWQLSEQLRCLELQGELRRELLQELAEFMRRRAEVELEYSRGLEKLAERFSSRGGRLGSSREHQSFRKEPCLLSPLHCWAVLLQHTRQQSRESAALSEVLAGPLAQRLSHIAEDVGRLVKKSRDLEQQLQDELLEVVSELQTAKKTYQAYHTESVNAEVKLREAERQEEKRAGRSAPTATAAATEAGPLRRTSLKKGGRLVEKRQAKFMEHKLKCTKARNEYLLSLASANAAVRNYYLCDVLDLMDCCDTGFHLALGQVLRSYTAAESRAQASQVQGLGSLEEAVESLDPPGDKAKVLEVHAIAFCPPLRFDYQPHDGDEVAELRVEMELRDEILPRAQNIQSRLDQQTIETEEVNKTLKATLQALLEVVALDDGDVLDSFQTNPSTESLKSTSSDPGSRQAGRRRGQQQETETFYISKLQEYLSGRSILAKLRAKLEKLQEALQRGDKEEREMSWTQYTQRKFQKSRHPRPSSQYNQRLFGGDMEKFIQSSGQSVPLVVESCIRFINLNGLQHEGIFRVSGPQLRVSEIRDAFERGEDPLVEGCSAHDLDLVAGVLKLYFRSLEPPLFPPDLFSELLASSELEATAARVEHVSRLLWRLPAPVLVVLRYLFTFLNHLAQYSDENMMDPYNLAVCFGPTLLPVPAGQDPVTLQGRVNQLVQTLIMQPDRVFPPLTELPGPIYEKCMAPPSTCCLGDAQLESLGADNEPELEAGTLTQEDDLEGVVEAVACFAYTGRTAQELSFRRGDMLQLHERASSDWWWGEHEGARGLIPHKYIALPVGAEKQGVGAGMQTTDDSESSPEGLLASELVHRLEQCTSPEAVGPPGHRRHCLVPACLEQHVEVDKAVAQNMGSVFKELLGKASARQGLGPAPVTSPSPGSRSPKAPVSSRLGRNKGFSQDPGAPASLSVSHPQGLDSTPKPH from the exons ATGCGCTGGCAGCTGAGCGAACAGCTACGCTGCCTGGAGCTGCAGGGCGAGCTGCGTCGGGAGCTGCTGCAGGAGTTGGCAGAGTTCATGCGGCGACGCGCCGAGGTGGAGCTGGAGTACTCTCGGGGCCTGGAAAAGCTGGCTGAGCGTTTCTCCAGCCGCGGAGGCCGCCTGGGGAGCAGCCGGGAGCACCAAAGCTTCAG GAAGGAGCCATGCCTCCTGTCACCCTTGCACTGCTGGGCAGTGCTGCTGCAGCACACACGGCAACAGAGCCGGGAGAGCGCGGCCCTGAGCGAGGTGCTGGCTGGGCCCCTGGCCCAGCGCCTGAGTCACATTGCTGAGGACGTGGGGCGCCTGGTCAAGAAG AGCAGGGATCTGGAGCAGCAGCTGCAGGACGAGCTCCTGGAGGTGGTCTCAGAGCTACAGACG GCCAAGAAGACATACCAGGCGTATCACACAGAGAGTGTGAATGCTGAGGTCAAGCTCCGGGAGGCCGAGCGGCAGGAGGAGAAGCGGGCAGGCCGGAGTGCACCCACTGCCACCGCTGCTGCCACTGAGGCAGGGCCCCTCCGCAGGACCTCCCTGAAGAAGGGTGGGCGGCTGGTGGAGAAG CGGCAGGCCAAGTTCATGGAGCACAAACTCAAGTGCACAAAGGCACGCAACGAGTACCTGCTGAGCCTGGCCAGCGCCAATGCTGCTGTCAGGAACTACTACTTGTGTGACGTCTTGGACCTCATGGAC TGCTGCGACACAGGGTTCCACTTGGCCCTAGGGCAGGTGCTCCGGAGCTACACGGCTGCTGAGAGCCGCGCCCAGGCCTCTCAAGTGCAGGGCCTGGGCAGCCTGGAAGAAGCCGTGGAGTCCCTGGATCCTCCAGGAGACAAGGCCAAGGTGCTCGAGGTGCACGCTATCGCCTTCTGTCCCCCACTGCGCTTTGATTACCAGCCCCACGACGGGGATGAG GTAGCTGAGCTCCGTGTTGAAATGGAGCTTCGGGATGAGATTCTGCCCAGAGCCCAGAACATCCAGAGCCGCTTGGACCAACAGACCATCGAGACAGAGGAG GTGAACAAGACGCTGAAGGCCACGCTGCAGGCCCTGCTAGAGGTGGTGGCCTTGGACGACGGGGATGTGCTCGACTCCTTCCAGACCAACCCTTCCACCGAGTCCCTCAAGTCCACCAGTTCAGACCCAGGCAGCCGGCAGGCAGGCCGGAGGCGTGGCCAGCAGCAGGAAACTGAGACCTTCTACATCTCG AAGCTCCAGGAGTATCTGAGTGGACGGAGCATCCTTGCCAAGCTGCGGGCCAAGCTCGAGAAGCTGCAGGAGGCCCTTCAGCGAG GTGACAAGGAGGAGCGGGAAATGTCATG GACCCAGTACACCCAGAGAAAATTCCAGAAGAGCCGCCACCCCCGCCCCAGCTCCCAGTATAACCAGAGACTCTTTGGGGGAGACATGGAGAAGTTTATCCAG AGCTCAGGCCAGTCTGTGCCCCTGGTGGTGGAGAGCTGCATTCGCTTCATTAACCTCAATG GTCTGCAGCATGAAGGCATCTTCCGGGTGTCGGGGCCCCAGCTCCGGGTCTCAGAGATCCGTGATGCCTTCGAGAGAG GGGAGGACCCGCTGGTGGAAGGCTGCAGTGCCCACGACCTGGACTTGGTGGCCGGGGTGCTAAAGCTCTACTTCCGGAGCCTGGAGCCCCCACTCTTCCCCCCAGACCTGTTCAGCGAGTTGCTGGCTTCTTCGG AGCTGGAGGCCACAGCAGCGCGGGTGGAGCATGTGAGCCGCCTGCTGTGGCGGCTGCCGGCACCAGTCCTGGTAGTTCTGCGCTACCTGTTCACCTTCCTCAACCA CCTGGCCCAGTACAGCGATGAGAACATGATGGACCCCTACAACCTGGCTGTGTGCTTTGGGCCCACACTGCTGCCCGTGCCCGCTGGACAGGACCCGGTGACACTGCAGGGCCGGGTGAACCAGCTGGTGCAGACGCTCATAATGCAGCCCGATCGGGTCTTCCCACCCCTAACTGAGCTGCCTGGACCCATCTACGAGAAGTGCATGGCACCACCTTCCACCTGCTGCCTGGG GGATGCCCAGCTGGAGAGCCTGGGGGCAGACAATGAGCCAGAGCTGGAAGCTGGGACACTGACCCAGGAGGATG ACCTGGAGGGGGTTGTGGAGGCTGTGGCCTGCTTTGCCTACACGGGCCGCACGGCCCAGGAGCTGAGCTTCCGGCGTGGGGACATGCTGCAGCTGCATGAGAGGGCGTCGAGCGACTGGTGGTGGGGAGAGCACGAGGGCGCACGGGGCCTCATTCCCCACAAGTACATCGCGCTGCCTGTGGG GGCAGAGAAGCAGGGGGTGGGCGCAGGCATGCAGACTACAGATGACTCGGAGAGCAGCCCCGAGGGCCTCCTGGCATCAGAGCTGGTCCACCG GCTAGAACAATGCACCTCACCTGAGGCCGTGGGACCCCCTGGACACAGGCGACACTGCTTGGTCCCAGCCTGCCTGGAGCAACATGTGGAGGTGGATAAG